The Pan paniscus chromosome 3, NHGRI_mPanPan1-v2.0_pri, whole genome shotgun sequence genome includes a window with the following:
- the LOC100986260 gene encoding collagen alpha-1(II) chain-like, which translates to MRGQGRRKGHRGSPARPRGAVPRVLRGCSTCGIPRAGSLLWRGKEGASASEPSSAARRSLPAQPAAPGGGARPGSRGVTRSSGRCNPGRPWGHNLREVSYPCVSAGPLGHWERNEVVMSQVFSKIRTRHQTEEAGAPESTQGRVGEEGGRGCSAGAGRPQPRGTRRRAKTSHPAREGREGPREGAPFQPGETRVLAASLSSRQRAPVLTPAPFPRSMLLTKWPGEECRSPRGQALPKH; encoded by the coding sequence ATGCGGGGTCAGGGGCGTCGGAAAGGTCACCGCGGCAGCCCGGCGCGCCCCAGAGGGGCTGTTCCGAGGGTACTGCGAGGTTGCTCTACGTGCGGGATTCCGCGGGCGGGCAGCCTGctctggagaggaaaggaaggcgCATCCGCCTCGGAGCCCAGCTCTGCTGCGCGTCGCTCGCTCCCTGCGCAACCTGCAGCCCCGGGAGGCGGGGCGCGTCCTGGCTCCCGCGGGGTCACACGGAGCAGCGGGCGCTGTAATCCAGGGAGGCCTTGGGGACACAACCTTAGGGAAGTCAGCTACCCGTGTGTGTCCGCTGGCCCACTGGGACACTGGGAGCGAAATGAGGTGGTTATGAGCCAGGTATTTTCCAAAATACGCACCAGGCACCAGACCGAGGAAGCCGGAGCCCCGGAGAGCACGCAGGGGCGGGTGGGAGAGGAAGGCGGGCGAGGCTGCTCAGCGGGTGCCGGGAGACCGCAGCCGCGGGGGACTCGCAGAAGAGCCAAGACCAGCCACCCAGCccgggaagggagggaaggaccGCGAGAGGGTGCCCCATTTCAGCCTGGGGAGACGCGTGTGCTGGCCGCCAGTCTCTCTTCCCGGCAGAGGGCCCCAGTGCTGACCCCAGCCCCTTTTCCACGCTCGATGCTTCTTACAAAGTGGCCGGGCGAGGAGTGTCGCTCCCCGAGAGGCCAGGCCCTTCCTAAACACTAA